The genomic window AGACGAGTAGAGTTATGGCTCATGTTCTCTACTTTCATTTTAATACGATACATATATAGTATTATAGTGTACTCACTATTTCTATCGCAATTATGCTTTACTAAGTGTAGTAGAATTAACCATAGTGGTAAATTTATTCCTTTAAATAAAACGTATTTCAGCATTGTTATTGGGAAATACTTAAAAACAAACATTGTGATGGCCATATTATGCTCAGTAATGATAAATGCCAAATCTTTAATGCAGAAAGAAGCCTAGAAGCCATTAGTGCAAACAAGATTAATGGAGGTGATGGATGTGACTGATGTTGGGTTAGCCCTAGTAGTGGTTGAGGTTCTAGTGGTAATATCGTCGTTAGCAGTCCTATTAACCAAGGATAACCTATACTCAGCCCTATACCTAGCCCTTGCATCTGGTTTATCCGCAACAGCTTTACTGTTAATGAATGGCGTGCTTCCCTTCGTGTTGATAGTTATGATTTATGTTGGTGCAACAATAACAATAACAATAATACTTGCCGCAACCTACAGGAGACCAGTAGCCTATACTGGTATTGAGGGTAAGTGGATTGGAGTTGCATTAGTTATAGTGATTTTATCACTAATAGCCTTAAAGTCTATTTACACAACTCCACTGCAACCTGTTAGCCTAAGTTCAGTGCAGCTGGCTCATGATGTATTAAGCAGTAGCATGGTCATGTTGCTTATACTCTTAGTATCGTTCTTATCCATAGTGATGGCTATAACAATAAGGTACTTGAAGGTGACCCAAGCATGATTGGTGAATCCCTATCACTAATAGTAACGGCAATCTTAATCCTATCAATAGGCTTAACGGTAGTTATTAACTCCAGGGATTTAATCAGGCTACTAATAGGGCTTGAGTTAATGTTTAATTCAATCTTCTTAACTGCAGTGGCCTTATATGTCTACCAGCCTTACTTGGCGTTCATAGTTGTTACGGTGAGTGTAATTACCTCAGCTGCTGAATTCATAGCATTAATAACAGCTATCTTAACGATAGATAGGATGAGGAAGAATATAGAGACAAGGAGTATTTTAGCTGGGGGTGATAAGTCATGATGGTTTACATGGATCCAGTACTCGTATTCTCATTATCACTCCCAATAGCAGCAGTGGTATTAACTGCAGTTCTGAATAAACGTGCGGCTCTCTATACGGCAGTAATATCATTCATACCGCTCATAGCATATTCACTGTACGGTATTTTCGCGAACCTTGATTACTTAGTTCCATTGGGTAGCTTACCGAACCCAATTGGCGGCATGTATCTTATTAATGATGGTT from Caldivirga sp. includes these protein-coding regions:
- a CDS encoding NADH-quinone oxidoreductase subunit K, translating into MIGESLSLIVTAILILSIGLTVVINSRDLIRLLIGLELMFNSIFLTAVALYVYQPYLAFIVVTVSVITSAAEFIALITAILTIDRMRKNIETRSILAGGDKS